A stretch of the Bradyrhizobium arachidis genome encodes the following:
- a CDS encoding AraC family transcriptional regulator ligand-binding domain-containing protein, producing MRKGLAKDLSSIPSATGGIARLAYNRLRDAGADLAPVMSGAGLTSKDIQDENRRVGASAQVRMLELAAKEMQDDCFGFHLARDFELGEIGLLYYVMASSERLGDALQNAERYCAINNEGVRLRVSLKDRLAIGFEYFNIDRLSDRHHMEFWLVSLVRICRTLSSGRLAPNQIKLKHFRPGTPSDVRSHLGCEIEFGANRDEILFGAAIGALPVLGADVRLNTLLLRYADEALSNRAARRTSIRSQVEDQIAQLLPHGKANASEIARRLGMSRRTLARALSAEGAAFSGVLETLRQALAKRYLRERDLPISEIAWLLGYGEISSFTHAFARWTGSTPTTFRNLRDVR from the coding sequence ATGCGCAAAGGTCTCGCTAAGGACCTCTCGTCGATACCTAGCGCCACGGGAGGGATAGCTCGGCTCGCATATAATCGATTGCGCGATGCGGGAGCAGACCTGGCCCCAGTCATGTCAGGCGCAGGCCTAACAAGCAAAGATATCCAGGACGAAAACCGACGCGTCGGCGCGAGCGCGCAGGTCAGAATGCTCGAACTCGCCGCCAAGGAAATGCAGGACGACTGTTTTGGTTTCCATTTAGCCCGGGACTTCGAATTGGGCGAAATCGGGTTGCTCTACTACGTTATGGCCTCCTCGGAGCGGCTCGGCGATGCGCTGCAAAACGCGGAGCGCTATTGCGCGATCAACAACGAAGGTGTGCGGCTGCGGGTTTCTTTAAAGGACAGGCTCGCCATCGGGTTCGAATACTTCAATATTGATCGCCTCTCCGATCGTCACCACATGGAATTTTGGCTCGTCTCCTTGGTCCGCATTTGCCGGACGCTGAGCAGCGGCAGGCTTGCCCCAAACCAGATCAAGCTGAAACATTTTAGGCCGGGGACACCCTCCGATGTCCGATCTCATTTGGGATGCGAAATCGAATTTGGGGCGAATAGGGATGAGATCTTGTTTGGAGCGGCCATCGGCGCGTTGCCGGTTCTTGGAGCCGACGTCCGTCTTAACACGCTGCTGCTTCGATACGCCGATGAGGCTCTCAGCAACCGAGCAGCGCGTCGCACGAGCATTCGTTCTCAGGTCGAAGATCAAATCGCGCAATTGCTTCCGCACGGCAAAGCTAACGCGTCGGAGATTGCTCGCCGCCTTGGCATGAGCCGCAGAACACTCGCGCGTGCGTTATCCGCCGAGGGCGCTGCCTTTTCGGGCGTGCTTGAGACATTGCGGCAGGCGCTTGCCAAACGTTATCTCCGGGAACGGGACCTTCCGATTTCTGAGATCGCATGGCTGTTAGGCTACGGTGAGATTAGCTCCTTCACACATGCCTTCGCTCGCTGGACGGGATCGACGCCAACAACGTTCCGCAATCTGAGAGACGTTCGCTGA
- a CDS encoding adenylate/guanylate cyclase domain-containing protein — translation MSSEPRPDRLGGLQRTQGPPNVENEAPHAERRQLTVTFIDIVGSTPLSERIDPEEFFAIIRTYRDICDEQIRRYGGYIARMIGDGLLAFFGVPQAHENDPERAVRASLAIAAAIKEHKFLLSDGSFVRLGVRIGVNTGVVVVGSVPGEPPDRREVFGSTAHVAARLQGLASENGIVVGSSTYDLTRRTFSYAPLGRQALKGVEEPVEAWRAEALGSNESRFDRARRSPLAPMINRTSESALLAEMWQQTLAGSGQVGVISGEPGIGKSRLIRQFRSSLGASPRDVLSLQCSPFHINTPLAPEIERLIRATGIHETDNAELALAKLQSLLASAVTDLKQALRYYGAVLSIPACAGYEPADFGSPLERERAFQVFVDALVAASRKQPILGIVEDVQWMDPTTIELLVRVMARCPGERIMVLITHRDDYKADWLSSTAIRRVPLRKLAAHECEQMVAAVAGSDFVPRQITSQIVERTDGVPLFVEEFTRAVVDAGAVPPAAESPVPKLPEPLVPSSIHDSLMERLDRLGPAKRVAQIASVFGRRFDYEGIFNVFPDKSQTLPQALRALERAGIVYRSKEPQGEVFTFKHAMIQEVAYSSLLMEERRELHARVASWLLQEASIEESGQPAVLGYHYARAGNIPEAIEAWLQAGKSALRRSATKEAVAHLREGLSLISKMPASPRRFEAEIGLQSNLAMAYTANAGWSDPNVYGPYSRALELCASHGTIREKATVLWGSTIAKLVNCELTKGLEHAENFVRRAEVWRNDEAALMAYTAAVIANFFLGRLQQASELAALVSARYNPREHGKLVQIYQHDPLIVSLVYSGHIEWLLGRPGRARECCVTARQLANEIGHPFMVAFASILGVADHWYEGDLAENLASVKRGLKVADEYGYPMYRVIGPLWATAALAARGPAPDVLEQLCGLLDKLPAENRCIQMPLYRILLATEFGRIGQMGRARNFAASAEALVKQTGERWAAPEIYRIHGSLLCRDPSRDDRAAMRLFKRSLASARKLGAVGWELRTAISIARLVSAGGSASGRTEARDLLISTRAKFASAETSRDLREADDLVRVLN, via the coding sequence ATGAGCAGCGAGCCGAGGCCCGATCGTTTAGGCGGACTTCAGCGGACACAGGGGCCGCCGAATGTCGAGAATGAGGCTCCGCATGCCGAACGCCGCCAGCTCACCGTGACATTTATCGATATCGTCGGTTCGACACCCCTAAGCGAGCGGATCGATCCCGAGGAGTTCTTCGCGATTATCAGAACTTACCGCGATATCTGCGACGAGCAGATTCGCCGCTACGGCGGTTATATCGCCAGAATGATTGGTGACGGGTTGCTCGCATTTTTTGGCGTCCCGCAAGCCCATGAAAATGATCCCGAGCGCGCGGTCCGCGCCTCTCTGGCGATTGCCGCGGCGATCAAGGAACACAAGTTTCTGCTGTCGGACGGCAGCTTCGTTCGCCTGGGCGTGCGCATTGGGGTCAACACCGGGGTCGTCGTCGTCGGCAGCGTGCCCGGCGAGCCCCCCGATCGACGGGAAGTGTTCGGCAGTACGGCGCATGTCGCTGCCCGCCTGCAAGGACTCGCGAGTGAGAACGGTATCGTAGTCGGCTCGAGCACTTACGATCTGACCCGCAGAACCTTCAGCTATGCGCCGCTTGGCCGACAAGCTCTCAAGGGCGTGGAGGAGCCGGTCGAGGCTTGGCGTGCAGAGGCGCTTGGGTCAAATGAAAGCAGGTTCGACCGCGCGCGGAGGTCGCCTCTTGCCCCGATGATAAACCGAACCAGCGAAAGTGCGTTACTTGCCGAGATGTGGCAGCAGACTCTCGCCGGCTCGGGGCAAGTTGGCGTCATTTCCGGCGAGCCCGGCATCGGCAAGTCACGTTTGATTCGCCAGTTCCGCAGTTCGCTCGGTGCGTCTCCGCGTGATGTTCTGTCGCTGCAATGTTCACCGTTCCACATCAACACGCCGCTTGCCCCGGAAATCGAGCGCCTCATACGCGCGACCGGCATCCACGAGACCGACAACGCGGAACTCGCGCTGGCAAAACTGCAATCGCTGTTGGCGAGCGCCGTCACCGATCTCAAGCAGGCGCTTCGTTACTACGGGGCGGTGCTATCGATCCCCGCATGCGCGGGATACGAGCCCGCGGATTTCGGATCTCCCCTGGAGCGCGAGCGTGCGTTTCAGGTGTTCGTGGACGCTCTTGTCGCCGCCTCGCGCAAGCAGCCGATCCTCGGGATCGTCGAGGACGTCCAGTGGATGGACCCGACCACCATCGAACTGCTGGTACGCGTGATGGCTCGCTGTCCTGGCGAGCGGATCATGGTCCTGATCACGCATCGCGATGATTACAAGGCCGACTGGTTGTCAAGCACGGCAATTAGACGGGTCCCCCTCCGGAAGCTGGCAGCGCATGAATGCGAGCAGATGGTCGCAGCCGTCGCGGGCAGCGATTTCGTGCCGCGCCAGATTACCAGCCAGATCGTGGAAAGGACCGACGGCGTGCCACTCTTTGTCGAGGAGTTCACGCGGGCCGTCGTCGATGCCGGTGCGGTCCCGCCGGCCGCCGAAAGCCCTGTGCCGAAGTTGCCGGAACCCCTGGTGCCGTCAAGTATTCACGATTCCCTGATGGAGCGCCTTGATCGTCTCGGTCCTGCCAAGCGCGTCGCCCAGATCGCCTCCGTTTTCGGAAGGCGTTTCGACTATGAAGGCATTTTCAACGTGTTTCCGGATAAGAGCCAAACGCTGCCACAGGCGTTGCGAGCTCTCGAGAGAGCGGGGATCGTGTATCGCAGCAAGGAACCTCAAGGCGAGGTCTTCACGTTCAAACATGCGATGATACAGGAAGTCGCCTACTCGTCGTTGCTCATGGAGGAAAGGCGTGAACTCCATGCGCGCGTGGCATCGTGGCTGCTCCAGGAAGCCTCCATTGAAGAAAGCGGCCAGCCGGCGGTATTAGGCTATCATTATGCGCGCGCAGGCAACATTCCGGAGGCGATCGAGGCCTGGCTCCAGGCTGGCAAATCCGCGCTGCGCAGATCTGCCACCAAGGAAGCCGTGGCTCACCTTCGCGAAGGCCTCTCGCTGATATCCAAGATGCCGGCGTCGCCACGGCGCTTCGAGGCTGAAATCGGACTGCAATCCAATCTGGCGATGGCGTACACGGCCAACGCCGGATGGTCCGACCCAAACGTCTATGGCCCCTACAGTCGTGCACTCGAGCTTTGCGCGAGCCATGGCACCATTCGCGAGAAGGCGACGGTGCTGTGGGGAAGTACCATAGCCAAGCTGGTCAACTGCGAGCTCACCAAGGGCCTCGAACACGCGGAAAATTTCGTCCGGCGGGCAGAAGTGTGGCGCAACGACGAGGCCGCCCTCATGGCCTACACCGCCGCCGTGATCGCCAATTTCTTCCTCGGTCGTTTGCAGCAGGCGAGTGAGCTCGCGGCTCTGGTCAGCGCTCGCTACAATCCGCGCGAGCACGGCAAGCTGGTCCAGATCTATCAGCATGATCCATTAATTGTATCGCTCGTCTATTCCGGACACATTGAATGGCTGTTGGGCCGGCCCGGCCGGGCCAGAGAGTGTTGCGTGACGGCGCGGCAGCTTGCGAACGAGATCGGACATCCGTTCATGGTGGCTTTTGCCTCCATTCTCGGCGTCGCCGATCACTGGTATGAGGGTGACCTTGCGGAGAACCTTGCCAGCGTGAAGCGTGGTCTGAAGGTCGCTGACGAGTATGGCTATCCGATGTACCGGGTCATCGGTCCATTGTGGGCAACCGCAGCGTTGGCGGCACGAGGCCCCGCGCCGGACGTGCTCGAGCAGCTATGCGGCCTGCTCGATAAGCTGCCCGCCGAGAACCGGTGCATCCAGATGCCGCTCTATCGAATTCTGCTTGCCACGGAATTCGGACGGATCGGGCAGATGGGCAGGGCTCGAAACTTCGCTGCCTCGGCTGAGGCCCTGGTGAAGCAAACCGGCGAGCGCTGGGCTGCTCCCGAGATTTACCGGATCCACGGCTCGCTGCTGTGTCGCGATCCATCGCGGGACGACCGGGCCGCCATGCGCTTGTTCAAGCGCTCGCTTGCCTCTGCCAGGAAGCTCGGGGCGGTCGGTTGGGAATTGCGCACGGCGATCAGCATCGCGCGCCTGGTCAGCGCAGGCGGGAGCGCATCCGGACGCACTGAGGCACGAGACCTGCTAATATCGACCCGGGCGAAATTCGCATCCGCGGAAACTTCCCGCGATCTGCGCGAGGCTGATGATCTGGTGAGAGTGTTGAACTAG
- a CDS encoding PilZ domain-containing protein, translated as MIERRALKRIPINRAALLSFDEIRGTHPCVVRDISALGACISAPYYIFANEFVLSFDGHSGIFICRVVWRKQTLCGVSFLLRRRAPKLANDSSEPTNVVRLDRQIECRGRRR; from the coding sequence ATGATCGAACGTCGTGCACTGAAGCGCATACCGATCAACCGGGCGGCGCTGCTGTCATTTGATGAAATTCGTGGGACTCATCCATGCGTGGTGCGCGATATCAGCGCCCTGGGGGCCTGTATCTCCGCGCCGTACTACATATTTGCCAATGAGTTTGTGTTGTCGTTCGACGGCCATTCTGGAATCTTCATCTGCCGCGTCGTGTGGAGGAAGCAGACGCTTTGCGGCGTTTCCTTCCTCCTGCGTCGTCGCGCGCCGAAATTGGCGAACGATTCCAGCGAGCCTACAAATGTGGTGCGACTTGATCGCCAGATCGAGTGCCGCGGCCGGCGTCGTTAG